Genomic window (Nicotiana sylvestris chromosome 7, ASM39365v2, whole genome shotgun sequence):
TGAAGGTCAAGTGTTTGATTGAATTTACTAAAGGGTTTGTGCGTAGGTAAGGTCAAACTTCTGTTATTGATTCGAAGAAATGATCAAAAGAGCTTTATTTGCTCGAGAAGTGGGCGTTTCCAATGATAATGCATGGCCTCTTAGGATGGGAATTCACCGCAAATACTAAGAGAGGTTGATAAAATACTagtttatttattgttgataaaATGGCCTAGTCCTTCACATCTACCCTGCAATGTGCTCAAAAGGTACTAAGAGAGGTTATATGATATTAGCTCTAGCAGTTCTAGATTAATGATATATAACCCGAGTTTCATGCAGTATTTCATAGCCAGTGTATAGAAATCTTTGCATATTTAGAGCATGTTCTTTCAATAAATGATTGATAATCTTCCTTATAACACTAGGAGAGAACAATGAGAAAAGAAACTTCTTttggaaaaaagaagagaaagagaaatAGAGTACGTAGTGTGAATTGACACATTGTCAGATCACCTAGATTTCTTGATTATTAGTTACATTACTTGCTCTCTTGGAGCTTTCCCCTGATGCATCTAATTCTTTTTTCCTCGTGAGATGCTTTGCTTGGTCATATATCAGATCTAGACACCAATTCTTCGCCACATCGATGAACGTAATTTGCACATAAGAGGTGATCCAAATGTTTTGATGGCATCTATTGGCATTTACTCTTCCATCAATTAGAGTTTATGTTCTCATGGTTTATAATTCGCCAACTATCATCaagtatttattttgttttaatttactAGAAATTTTGAAAATTTACAATCTCATATCATGGGTATGTGAGTTTAATTCCCTACAATGATAGAAACATGATGTCATCAGAATCGACCTATGGCAATCAATCAGATTTTGACTCTAGTCAGCATGTTTCACTAGTAAAAGGATAAAGAATCGAGGTTGGAGAAGTGCTAATTAATGTTGGACATATGAGAGCACGTTTGACATTTGTGTTGAATGCCGTTGGAGCAACAGAGGCAACACCATTTGGTTGtataaaagtttaaaaaaatatattacttgagtaTCATGCATAATCCTCCAACATTCCACCCCTTAGAGCAGTAAAGGCAAGATCACTTGGCAGTATAAAAATCCAACAGATCTAGATGATAATATGTAACTTAAGTATCTTTCACGATCCTCCGCCATTCCACCccttaaaaaaaaggaaataaagacctaaagaatattttttttatatgaaGAGCTCTTTCTCAAAAGAATgattgataattttttttttgtagcatTTTGAGCGAATAATGAGAGAAGAAATTGCTCTAGGAAATAGAAGAGAAAGAGAGTACAAAGTGTGAACTGATAATGTCAGATCACCTAGATTACTTGGATTTTCAATTGCTTTATTTACCATTTTGACATTCTCCCGTGATGCATTTAATTATGTTTTTCTCCTCATATTCTTTACTTGCTCATATGTTAGTTCTATACATCAAGTCTTCTCCACATTTATGCACATAATTTGTAGATAAGGGGTGCTTCTTCCTTTAAGACATGACTGATAATATGAAGAGCTTCTTCCTTTAAGAAATGATTGAGAATGAGAAAAAAATTCTCTAGGAGAAAGAAAAGATAGAGAGTACATAGATTACTTGGATTTACGGTTGCACTACTTGGTCTTTTGGAACTTCTTTGATGCATTTAATCCTTCTTTTCCTCCCGAGATGTTTCACCTAGGGAATTTATACAAAGCTCCTAatgctaattaaggaaataaaataaatctatacAATCAATCCAGctatcaaataaaataaaattatatctcctaaatataatcaaatctccgGAAATCATGCTAATCAACACTCCTAAATCAAGTCTCCTTGAATCATGCTAATCAACACCTGCAAGTCCTACAACGGTAGTTGTTTTCCCTTAAAAAGTATTTTTCATGAAAGCTTAAACCTAGAAATTACAGGCTCTACTTATCTAGAGAAAGTGTTTAATATCAGTGTTATTTACTAAATCTTCTCATATGCTCTTATCAGTGGCATAGCGGGTGGTTCCAATATTTTGGTAGGCGTCTCTGGAATTTACTCTTCCATCAATTACGGTTTGCTCTCATGCTTTATAATTCTACAAGTAGCATATAAGTAAATACTTAAACATAATTTACGAGAAAGATGAATAAAAAATTCCCTCCCATATCATCGTTCTGTGAATTCAATTCATAAAATGATCGAAAGTTAATGCATGTCAATCTATCTATGGGAACCAAAGAAATTTTGAATTCTAATCAACTAATTTTACTAGAAAAATACAAACAACACTGGTAGGAACGATGTAGAGGTGCTAACTATGTTAGGCGTGTTGGAAGACGTTTGACCTTTGTGTTGACTGCCCGTGGAGAAAAAAAATGTAAGCCCACTTATTAGTGTAAAAATTAATGGATTTAGATTCATGAAATGTAACTTGAGTATCATGCACAATCCCCCACCACTCCACCCCTTAAGAAAACGATAGAGAAGTTCTTACCCAATTTAAGAAAAATTTTGTATAGGAAGAGCTTATTCCGTCaagaaaatattgataatcttcctTGTGGCACTTGAGAGAATAACGAGAGAGGAATTTGCTCCacggaaaaaaagagaaagagagagtgcATAGTGTGAACTGAGACTGTCAGATTACCTAGATTACATTACTTACTCTTTTTGTACTTCCTCCTTAGGCATTTTATTAATTTTTCCTCCGTATGAAGCCAAATCTTAATTTTTCCTCCTTATGAAGCCAAATCTTACTTTAATTTCTGAAGAGAAATCCAAAGGCCCGGATTCTTCTTCTACCAAATAGTACAAAAATTAAATAACTACCCTTATATACTAATACATAccgaaaaacaaaaagaaaaaaaactataTTAATAGGGAAATCAAGAAAACAACAGAGGTAGAATTCACCAGATACAAAAAAGGTTGTCTTTTTCAGTGCATTGCAATcaacttcttccttcattttatCAAATCCTCTTGGTTTTAATCTGGACGACATGTTAGAAGATCAGTCTTGTTTGGTTTCAAAGGATTGTCAGAGAGAAAGTAACTTGGTGGCTTGCATGAATGGCAAGGAGCCATTGGTAAATTATCAGGAGCGTGAACTTGTGAAATGCAAGTTGCCAAATAAGTCTGATGCTTTCAACAAACTGGAAGTCGCTCTATCTTTGGGGAACTCTTCAGCATCCCCGAACGAGCAAGCTGGCAATAAACGTCATGCTGGGGATAATTCTGATTCGAGCTCTCTTATTCATGCCATTGGCCGTGACAATTCCATCAGTTGTCTCATTCATTGCTCTCGGTCGGATTATGGTTCCGTAGCATCTTTGAATCGTAGCTTTCGCTCATTGATTAGGAGTGGAGAACTTTACAAATTGCGGCGGGAAAATGGTGTGGTTGAGCATTGGGTTTATTTCTCCTGCCAACTGGTTGAATGGGAAGCTTTTGATCCTAGTCGCGGTCGGTGGATGCATCTGCCAGCTATGACTCCTGATGAGTGTTTCGTGTTGGCTGACAAGGAGTCGTTGGCGGTTGGCACAGAGCTGCTTGTGTTTGGAAAGGAGATCTTTTCGCATGTCATTTATCGTTACAGTTTATTGACAAACACGTGGTCATCTGGGATGCAGATGAATGTACCAAGATGTTTGTTTGGTTCTGCCAGCAAAGGGGAGATTGGCATTCTAGCTGGTGGCTGTGACTCACAAGGCAATATACTTAGCTCAGCTGAACTTTACAATTCGGAGGCAGGAACGTGGAAGACTTTACCGAGCATGAACAAGCCACGTAAGATGTGTTCAGGGGTATTCATTGATGGGAAATTTTATGTGATAGGAGGAATTGGAGGAGCCGAATCGAAGCGGTTGACTTGTGGGGAGGAGTATGATCTTGAAAAAGGAACATGGCGTGAAATCCCAAACATGTCTCCTGTGCAAGCTAACGCTGCTACATCTGATGCACCTCCTTTGGTTGCAGTTGTAGACAATGAGCTGTACGCGGCTGATTATGCTGACATGGAGGTGAGGAAGTATGACAAGCAAAATAAAGCATGGGTTACCATAGGACGGCTGCCCGAAAGAGCAGCTTCCATGTATGGTTGGGGTTTGGCTTTTCGAGCATGTGGTAACAGGCTAATTGTAATTGGTGGACCCAAGGGAGGTGCAGAATATATTGAAGTGAATTCATGGGTTCCAAGTGAAGGGCCGATACAATGGGACTTGCTTGGCCGAAAGCGATCTGGTAGCTTTGTGTATAACTGTGCTGTCATGGGGTGCTGATCTTATAATCCTGGTCGTTTGTCCTTGATGATGTTATCTTGATccatctttctttttgttttaagtTCATGTTTGTTCTTTTCTAGCAATCTTTATTGTTGTATTGCAATATCCATTTAAGGGGAAAAATAGGACAATGAAATTCCATAATTGTACGCTGATAGACAAGCGAGCTCCTATCTCATCTCATCTTATTTTCCCTCCTTTATAAGATTTGATATGTTTGAAAAATAGTTGCATCTTTGTGAATTCACACCATTACTTCTTGAGATATGACATATGCATATGTTTTACGTGATTCTGTCTTTCATTCCGTCTGAAGTTTAGTTAATTCACTCATAACTTTTTGCATTTGTTAATTTCTCTCTACATCTTAGTCTCAGAGCATCTAGTACTAGAACAAGGGGAGGACAGATGCACCGCAGTTGCTgcaaagagaagaagaggaaaagaaggTGAAGTGTGTTATACGTCACAACTCTTTGAGGTTTGATTCCTGCGCTTAGTAAAATTAGGGCAGCATTGCTAACCCTCGTCTCGTAATTTTTTAACCTATTACATTCTTCACTAACTTTGAAATTTAAAATGATAATCAAAGAACTCATTTTCTAGTCGGCTTATGGAGATTACAACTCTTTTTGTTGTTTCACAATCAGAAAACGCGATTGACATTTTTAGTAGACTTTCATTTTCAGTCTTGAAAGTTATTTTCCAGCTGGAATCTCTTCATAAGCAGATCCATTTGATCTCTGTGTAGATTACTGTTACTAATGAGTGGTAATTAGTTTTCCAGAATAGCATCTGAACTTACTATTGTATTATACACTCTGCAGTAACTTTATAATGGTCAATAAGAAGGTTTCACTTCTTAGATTTTATTCCAGTTATTACTTAACCTTTTGGGGACTTTCCCCTGATGAATTtaattctttttctctctttggAGGTTCATAATAGAGTGCACTGTCTTTTTAAATTTGAAGCAAAATTTTAGTTGCATCTATAAAACTCGGTATCATAGTCCATATGTATTAACTGTGTTGAGTGTGCACCCTGTTGTAGTTTGTGATAGTTGAATGTATTCATTAGTGAAGCCAAAAATGTAAATAGTGATACAGCTAAGTACCATCTGGATTTGGATTACTTGAATAGCCTTCTTTTGGTATTTTCCTCACCTCCATGAGGTTCTTATTGTTATTTGGGAATGTATGCCAGGTGTTACTACGGTAAATATTTAGCTGCATCTAGCCAAAACAATTTAACCTTACTAGTATTGCTATGGCAAAAGTTCTTTATAATAAATACTTAGTCGCACTTGGTTTATACACCAAATCAAATAATTTAACTTTAGTAGCATCGCATTCCATTATTTCTTAGTTTTACGTACTCAACATATATAGTGAGACCGTAATTTTGCATTAGGGCTTTGGCGTCCCTAATCCTTGTTGATGTCCATATTTTGCATGGTTTTTCTCCAAATACAGGAAGTGTCAAAACATTGGATGCATGGATTAACATGCATTTTCTTGTATCCCTTTTGCTtcggtaaggtctgcatacatactATCCTCCCTATATCCCACTTGTGAGAATATACTGagtatgattttgttgttggtttgGAAAAGAAATATTTAGCTATTTTCCCTTTGATGGTTGCTTTTAAATTCCGATGGGAAGATAAAACTGAAAATTGGAACATCTTTTATAAGCCTTTAGCAGACGACTAAAGCAGTTAATATAAAGCACAAGTGAATTTTGGCTTCTTTCTGAAATCAAACAGGGCGTTTTGCACTTGAAAATAGGTAGTAGTATTTTAGATGGAAAGCGTAGAAGATTTCATAGCCATTGTATGCAGTATGAGATGAAATTTTTTACTGTGTTCCTTTCTTATTTATGTGGCTTCAAAATGGGTCTAGCTGGGGCATTTTATTAGGAAACAAAAGCTGAAAGTTAACAATTTGTTTTGCCTTTAGTTGCTTTCTAGTTCCAATGATGGTCGCAGTGGCCAAAATCTGTTTGGGACAAGCTGATCATCAATATTGCAACACAAATCTCAACCAAATGAATTCAACAGTAGGCACGGCACAATGCTCTATTCATTGACGTCGTAGTCTCTACCATTGCATGACACTCCATCTGGTTTAGCTGATCACGTCGTTTATGTCAAACCTCGATGGCTATGATGCACGTCACACGCTAGTCTCCAACATTGCACGAGACACCATCTGATTTAGCCGACCTTGAacccgtttggcttagctgatttaagtagctgataagcattaggtgctgaaaaacacttttaagtGCGGAAGCTGATTttaaaaataagcagttacgtgtttggataaaagtgttgaaattaataataagcagctgaagaattgggtatacgaagagttttgtttaaaaaaaattattttagggatagaatagtaaatattttggtcaaacctaaagtgcttataagctaaaatttgataagttgggggagaccaacttatggtttttggcttataagcacttttaattttaccaaacgcgtagataagtcaaaaagtgcttttaagtcagtttaaccagcttataagcttagccaaacacgcTCCTTATCGTAGATCAAGTCAAACCTTAGTAATTATGACGCACTATGAGGGAAACAGACTTATAGGATCTTGGGATGAGGTTTTGCCCATTTCTAAGATCTTGGCCCATCCAACAACAATAGAAATTGTTATCGCGGCTTAGTAGTTATGAATTATTATCTTTAGGAGTACAAAGAAATGTGATTTCATAAATGATTTGGGAGTATCAAATCAAATGTTACATTGGGATATCATGTTAATTGTGAAATTACAATCTGCCAAAACTGATCCAATTGGGATCGCAAAAGTGTAACTTACTTCGAACAAATTAGGTCAAGAAGACAAGAACAGAATATTATGTTATTAATAAGTGAACTACATCAGATGTTAGTCACTTTTTGCTTCTCACAATTGATCTTAATAAAATTTTATTGATACGAGGGGAAATACAATTTATAGTATTTTTTTTGCTGTAATTCCGAAGATCTACATTCCAATTTATAAATAACTAGTTTTAGtatacgtgcgttgcacgtaaTTTACATCTGTAAATAAAAATTCataaagaacaaaaaataaattttgaataTAGACTTGAACTCATAAGATTTTTTTCCACCTCATAATAATGATTGAATATTTAGAAAAATCTATTATTTTATGCATCAACGTTAAAATATATAGTATTTAGTTCACATGAGTTGAACAACATACACGTTCATTCTTCAAAGTTCGCCCAATGTCTAAGTGTAGTTTATTTACAAATTTATATATTAATATCAAATATAGGTTCAAAAGAAAACTTGAACTAAAAATAAGGATTGAGCATATTAGAAAATTTGATTTCCTAATTAAAACACTAACGGCACTATATATGCAAATTTTTTATGAGTAATTTATCTACAACCGTCTAAATTCAATAAATAGATATAACTTTCAAAACATAATATTGTAAGTTGTTTTAGTGTGCAAGGTAATTATATTTAATTAGcaaatttttatattataagTGAGACAGAAAATGATAAGTGAGACATTAATTATGAATTTTGAACCAAAAATGACAATTTGGAGTTGAAAGTGGTTGAAATTTTTAACTaaaatatttgtaaataattaattggTTAAAATTTAATGACAAACAAAAAAACTTCTAAACCTAAAACTAAAAGGAGCTTAAAGTGCTCCAAAGTTTTCTAACAGTAAAACTAACGTGATTTACTGTATCAAGAAAAACTAACgcgttactattttccttttacTAATACGGTATATTACCAACTTCTAATAAGGAAAATTTTAATAACTCGAATTGTAGTTGCTTTTAAAATCTTAAGTCTTAAaagaataattaattaattattttatttaacgcgagttttatttttaaagagtaaaaaagacGAACAATATTACGCTAAACGTTAAAAGGGACAAACTATGGATTATAATGCTTTGAGATTAGAAAGTTTTTAATTGATTATATGCTTAGAGATATTAAAAGTTTTGAGGTTCTAAAAGTATTCAACATAAGTTAGTTCATATATTTGGACCTATATTAGAACTTCAATTTATACAAGGAAGAAATTTAgttgatgtaacgacccggccggtcatttcatgagttatagcCTCGTTTCCccaatttctgcttctttatgtgttcttcagctgtatttcatcgtatcgtgttggttggttggGGTTCAGAGTGattttggagtgaattgagacacttagtctcttttgagaaagatAAGTAGGAaaggtcaaccggatgttgacttacgtgtaaacgatctcggatgtgaattctgatggtttggttagctccgctaggtgattttggacttgggagcacgCCCGGAAGGTAATTTAGAgatccgtggtagatttaggcttgaattggcgaaaattgaaattttagcgtttctcggttggtagtggaaattttgatatcggggtcggaatgaaattctgaaaaTTAGAATAGGTtcatagtgtcatttgtgacgtgtgtgcaaaattttaggtcattcggacgaggtttgatatgtttcggcatcgtttgcggaatttggaagtttggaagttcttaagcttgaatccgagggtgatttggtgttttgatgttgttttgagtattcggAAGATTTGAATAAGTTTaaatggtgatatgtgacttgttggtatttttggttgaggtccctagggcctcgggatgaattcggatgttCACCGGTAGAGTTGGAATTTAGTttgtgcagctgaagctgctgcttctgttatttccgcacttgcggattggggaccggaGGTGCGAGGTCGCAGATGTGAAAGGGGGATCGCAGGTGCGTATTTGGCTAGCTGGAGCTTGAACACAGGTGCTGAGGTGTTGCCGCACCTGCGAGGCCGCATGTGCGAGGggagagccgcagatgcggaagtgggTGGATAAGTGGAATCCGCGTGTGCGCtctttggaccgcagatgcggtagcaCAAGTGCGCGTATGTGGACCGCATGTGCAAGActtctgggcagaatgtataaaagcCATACTTCGCGAATTTTTACCCATTCTTCACCATTGTTGGCCGTTTTTTGAGCTTTGGGCAGTGATTTTCAAGAGGGAATCGAGGGATATCAGTGAGGTAAGTTACTTGGGGTCTATTACTTGTGTTCATGATGATTTTTTCACTGTTTAATCATAAAATTAGTGGAATTTGGGGTGAAGTCgaaggggttagggcttgagttttggagagttgagttggggatttgagggaccatttgaggttagattttgatgaatttggtatgtatagactcggaaGAGAAAGaagtttctagttttgtgatttttgtcggattctgagacgtgggcggGGAGGGGCAGGTTTGggtgaatttcgggattttggtctaatttgataatttttgtatggaatTGGTTCATTGGCCTACATTGATTGCATTGAAATGCTTTTGGGTAGACTCGGGACGTTTGGAGACCGATtccagaggcaagggcattgcagaGTAGGGATTTgaccagttcgaggtaagtaataattataaatctTGTCCTAAAggtatgaaatcccggatttCACCTCGTTTCATTATTTTGAggtaacgcacatgctagatgacgagcgtgtgggcgtgcaccgttggggattgtgacttggtccgtcccgtagcaactattaaaGTGCGTAGTTGACTgaaaactatatgatacttatgtgttttagaaagaatttctatgatttgggttgaatgccatatttaggccttGTGCCAAGCTGTatggacccttaggggccttttcttattatttcctcattgttttgacttaatatttgtactcagtcatgctatgttttactgatttcataactcagtctttattactccattttgatgtataaaatgatatttttgagctgagcaccctgttttactgatagcccgagtggcttgagaggtttctgaccgAGTGAGGTCGAtgacctatgttgtgaggatattatgggatcgggctgcgcgccacagcatattgttactgatttatgatatatgagaggccgagggcctgattgtttatgccacgaggtggcttgttatagcgcttgggttgtaggagcccatCCGGAGCTTGCActcccctagtgagcgcgggtaccctgtgtgagtgatatgatattatgcccgatgggctgttcttgattcatgttgtgtcCGAGGGGCTGTTTTTGAGTGACTGcaaggtttgcccgaggggctgattctaagTGATGTTATGCCCAAGGGGCTGTTTTCGATTCACGTTGCCTGAGGGGCAGTTTA
Coding sequences:
- the LOC104223029 gene encoding F-box/kelch-repeat protein SKIP11-like — its product is MLEDQSCLVSKDCQRESNLVACMNGKEPLVNYQERELVKCKLPNKSDAFNKLEVALSLGNSSASPNEQAGNKRHAGDNSDSSSLIHAIGRDNSISCLIHCSRSDYGSVASLNRSFRSLIRSGELYKLRRENGVVEHWVYFSCQLVEWEAFDPSRGRWMHLPAMTPDECFVLADKESLAVGTELLVFGKEIFSHVIYRYSLLTNTWSSGMQMNVPRCLFGSASKGEIGILAGGCDSQGNILSSAELYNSEAGTWKTLPSMNKPRKMCSGVFIDGKFYVIGGIGGAESKRLTCGEEYDLEKGTWREIPNMSPVQANAATSDAPPLVAVVDNELYAADYADMEVRKYDKQNKAWVTIGRLPERAASMYGWGLAFRACGNRLIVIGGPKGGAEYIEVNSWVPSEGPIQWDLLGRKRSGSFVYNCAVMGC